A stretch of Acropora palmata chromosome 9, jaAcrPala1.3, whole genome shotgun sequence DNA encodes these proteins:
- the LOC141892753 gene encoding uncharacterized protein LOC141892753 gives MHICHHYLVTMDSSESERVPSIEELCRKIPILSEYCVKLEDSVKRRYLEKIAEVGVDPVTIPDQQFDTECLPPIEAMDLLSYLVLETSFYTKEQFKAYKSLEAYNFLVSGFLTSIQGCIVAGKHIVTGKVRHSQRMNDALISVWILAEKDGTVRSAHCVGCKAGLSESCSHVASVLFYVEAWTRIRGQLACTQVKCSWLLPSFVKDVPYARMRDINLASARKLKADLDKTIDSLSENSEAQATFFTASRRELTVDVPTEAEMDTFYKSLDRSKIKPVALSLIKPYSDQFVSESSSILTIPDLFDNDNLNLSYTDLLKKCFDVEISLSSEEISQIERDTQSQANGSAFFRHRVGRIGASMSGAVCRTNPAQPSQSLIKSVCYPHLFKVNTKAVFHGCKHEADAIKAYEEEMKNSHADLKLSRCGLVINEEYPWIHATPDFLVSCTCCGLGCGEIKCPICIDRSDFDSYVLKKNSCLEKVAGNFQLKRNHNYFFQVQQQLFTLPERKCNDFVVCAFDSSHRATIVKERIYPDHGHWKVVFPKLTTFWRTCVLPEILGRWYSRKCDISAEIPQAGDGICFCRMPSDGNTVKCGNIQCPFVEFHPSCLAISTPLPRLCTAVSTGTCQENPVATTTCSSQSHHDKPKLYESDNAHDSDSDEESTDDIEVTMVTTCDSERHRSLGNLDEQDYQLIMSPHGWLDDAIIHSAQVLLQEINPLIEGFQRPTLGPVRNFSVVSGEFVQILHTGQNHWVCVSSVGCIPGTVTLFDSLYHDIISQEVEDQVRNLLAHNFQKLEYAPCQQQTNGSDCGVFAIAFATALVFGSHPQNLNFDVAKMRPHLVTCLRAGQMSQFPLF, from the exons ATGCATATATGCCATCACTATTTAGTTACAATGGATTCTTCGGAAAGTGAACGCGTCCCTTCGATTGAGGAGCTTTGTAGGAAAATCCCAATATTGTCGGAGTATTGCGTAAAACTCGAGGACAGCGTAAAACGAagatatttagaaaaaatCGCCGAAGTTGGAGTCGATCCGGTCACCATTCCCGATCAACAGTTTGACACGGAGTGCCTTCCTCCCATCGAAGCGATGGATTTGTTAAGCTACTTGGTTTTGGAAACAAGTTTCTACACCAAAGAGCAGTTTAAAGCCTACAAGAGTTTAGAGGCCTACAACTTTCTGGTGTCAGGATTTCTAACAAGTATTCAAGGTTGCATTGTCGCTGGTAAGCACATCGTCACAGGAAAAGTGAGACATTCCCAGAGAATGAATGACGCTTTGATCTCTGTCTGGATATTAGCCGAAAAAGATGGAACAGTCAGATCAGCTCACTGCGTAGGATGCAAAGCAGGACTCTCAGAATCGTGCTCACACGTAGCAAGCGTGTTGTTTTACGTGGAAGCTTGGACAAGAATTCGAGGTCAGTTGGCTTGCACACAAGTGAAATGCTCGTGGCTTTTACCATCATTTGTGAAAGACGTTCCATATGCTAGAATGCGGGACATAAATTTGGCCTCCGCCAGAAAACTGAAAGCGGATTTAGATAAAACAATCGATAGCTTAAGCGAAAACAGCGAGGCTCAGGCAACATTCTTCACCGCCAGCAGAAGAGAACTAACAGTGGACGTTCCCACAGAAGCTGAAATGGACACCTTCTACAAAAGTTTAGAcagatcaaaaattaaaccgGTAGCATTAAGTCTTATCAAGCCCTACTCTGACCAGTTTGTATCAGAAAGCAGCAGTATCTTAACAATCCCAGACCTTTTTGACAATGACAATTTAAATCTGTCCTACACTGATCTGCTAAAGAAGTGCTTTGAtgttgaaatttctttgtcaagtgAAGAGATTTCACAAATTGAAAGAGATACACAAAGCCAGGCAAATGGGTCTGCATTTTTTCGACATAGAGTGGGTCGTATTGGTGCATCGATGAGTGGAGCAGTCTGCCGTACAAACCCTGCTCAACCATCACAGTCACTGATCAAATCAGTCTGCTATCCACATTTATttaaagtgaacacaaaagcAGTGTTTCATGGGTGTAAACATGAAGCTGATGCGATTAAAGCCtatgaagaagaaatgaaaaacagtcaTGCTGACTTAAAACTTTCGCGGTGTGGATTAGTTATTAACGAAGAGTATCCTTGGATTCATGCCACTCCCGACTTCTTGGTATCTTGCACATGCTGTGGACTGGGATGTGGAGAAATCAAATGTCCAATATGTATTGACAgaagtgattttgacagttatgttttaaagaaaaattcttgcCTGGAAAAGGTAGCTGgtaattttcaactgaaacgAAACCACAACtacttttttcaagttcaacaaCAGCTTTTCACATTACCAGAGCGAAAGTGCAAtgactttgttgtttgtgCGTTTGATAGTTCTCACCGTGCAACAATTGTTAAAGAAAGAATTTACCCTGACCATGGTCACTGGAAGGTTGTTTTCCCAAAACTTACCACTTTCTGGAGAACATGTGTTTTGCCTGAAATTTTAGGTAGATGGTACTCAAGAAAGTGTGACATTTCTGCTGAGATACCTCAAGCAGGTGATGGAATTTGCTTTTGCAGAATGCCATCAGATGGAAACACTGTGAAATGTGGAAACATTCAGTGCCCATTTGTTGAATTTCATCCATCATGTTTGGCAATCTCAACCCCACTTCCAAGGTTATG CACTGCTGTTTCAACTGGGACATGCCAGGAAAACCCAGTCGCTACTACCACTTGTTCTTCTCAATCTCATCATGATAAACCCAAGTTGTATGAATCTGACAATGCACATGATTCTGACAGTGATGAGGAAAGCACTGATGACATTGAGGTTACTATGGTAACAACGTGTGACTCTGAACGACATCGTTCACTTGGAAATCTTGATGAGCAAGATTATCAGCTTATTATGTCGCCCCATGGTTGGCTTGATGATGCAATTATCCATAGTGCACAGGTGCTTTTGCAGGAAATAAACCCTTTAATTGAAGGTTTCCAGCGACCTACATTAGGTCCAGTGCGAAATTTTAGTGTAGTTTCTGGCGAATTTGTGCAGATATTGCATACAGGACAAAATCACTGGGTTTGTGTCAGCTCAGTAGGATGCATTCCTGGAACAGTAACACTCTTTGACAGTCTCTATCATGACATAATCTCTCAAGAAGTTGAAGATCAGGTCAGAAACCTATTAGCACACAACTTCCAGAAACTAGAGTATGCACCCTGCCAACAGCAAACAAATGGTAGTGATTGCGGGGTTTTTGCTATTGCTTTTGCAACAGCTCTTGTGTTCGGATCTCATCCACAAAACCTAAATTTTGACGTTGCAAAAATGCGCCCACATTTAGTGACCTGTCTTCGAGCTGGTCAGATGTCtcaatttccattgttttaa